One window of Trifolium pratense cultivar HEN17-A07 linkage group LG5, ARS_RC_1.1, whole genome shotgun sequence genomic DNA carries:
- the LOC123884601 gene encoding probable pre-mRNA-splicing factor ATP-dependent RNA helicase DEAH2, translated as MGTERKRKVSLFDVVDDSAASKMVKTNGNSLVNHWNGKPYSQRYFDILDKRKTLPVWHQKDDFLQVLKDNQTLILVGETGSGKTTQIPQFVLDAVDLETPDKRKKMMVACTQPRRVAAMSVSRRVAEEMDVTIGEEVGYSIRFEDCSSARTVLKYLTDGMLLREAMTDPLLERYKVIILDEAHERTLATDVLFGLLKEVLKNRPDLKLVVMSATLEAEKFQGYFFGAPLMKVPGRLHPVEIFYTQEPERDYMEAAIRTVVQIHMCEPTGDILVFLTGEEEIEDACRRISKEVANLGDQVGPVKAVPLYSTLPPAMQQKIFEPAPPPVKEGGPPGRKIVVSTNIAETSLTIDGGISNSIVYVIDPGFAKQKVYNPRVRVESLLVSPISKASAHQRSGRAGRTQPGKCFRLYTERSFNNDLQPQTYPEILRSNLANTVLTLKKLGIDDLVHFDFMDPPAPETLMRALEVLNYLGALDDEGNLTKLGEIMSEFPLDPQMSKMLVVSPEFNCSNEILSISAMLSVPNCFIRPREAAKAADEAKARFAHIDGDHLTLLNVYHAYKQNNEDASWCYDNFINNRALKSADNVRQQLVRIMARFNLKLCSTDFNSRDYYINIRKSMLAGYFMQVAHLERTGHYLTVKDNQVVNLHPSNCLDHKPEWVIYNEYAL; from the exons ATGGGTacagaaaggaaaagaaaagtgAGTTTATTCGACGTCGTTGACGACTCTGCTGCTTCTAAGATGGTGAAAACCAACGGCAACAGTCTCGTTAATCACTGGAATGGTAAACCTTACTCTCAAAGATACTTCGATATTCTAGATAAGAGGAAAACCCTTCCCGTTTGGCACCAGAAAGATGATTTTTTGCAAGTTTTGAAGGATAATCAAACTTTGATTCTTGTTGGTGAAACTGGTAGTGGTAAAACCACTCAg ATTCCTCAATTTGTTTTGGACGCTGTTGATTTAGAGACCCCGGATAAACGCAAGAAGATGATGGTTGCATGCACTCAGCCTCGTAGAGTAGCTGCAATGTCTGTTTCACGCCGTGTCGCTGAAGAGATGGATGTCACTATTGGGGAAGAAGTTGGTTATAGCATCCGTTTTGAGGATTGTAGTAGTGCAAGGACAgttttgaa GTATCTAACTGATGGTATGCTTTTGAGAGAAGCAATGACGGATCCACTTTTGGAGCGATACAAAGTAATTATTCTTGATGAGGCACACGAAAGGACTTTGGCTACTGATGTGCTATTTGGTCTTCTTAAGGAAGTTCTTAAAAACAGACCTGACTTGAAGTTGGTGGTTATGAGTGCAACGCTTGAAGCTGAAAAGTTTCAAGGATATTTCTTTGGTGCCCCACTTATGAAAGTTCCTGGAAGGTTACATCCAGTGGAAATTTTTTATACTCAGGAACCAGAAAGGGATTACATGGAGGCTGCTATTAGGACAGTGGTGCAGATTCACATGTGTGAACCTACTGGAGACATACTTGTTTTTCTTACTGGAGAGGAGGAGATAGAAGATGCATGCCGCAGAATATCGAAAGAAGTTGCAAATTTGGGTGACCAGGTGGGCCCTGTGAAAGCAGTACCATTGTATTCTACTCTTCCCCCAGCAATGCAGCAGAAGATTTTTGAGCCAGCTCCACCTCCAGTTAAGGAGGGAGGCCCCCCTGGAAGGAAGATTGTGGTATCAACAAACATAGCAGAAACTTCGTTGACAATTGATG gcggaatatccaacagtATTGTCTATGTTATTGACCCTGGATTTGCTAAGCAGAAGGTTTATAACCCTCGAGTTCGTGTTGAGTCTTTGTTGGTGTCTCCGATATCAAAGGCTAGTGCACATCAGAGATCTGGGCGTGCTGGAAGAACTCAACCGGGGAAATGCTTTAGACTTTATACCGAAAGAAGTTTCAATAATGATCTTCAGCCTCAGACCTATCCTGAAATTTTGAGATCTAATCTTGCCAACACAGTTCTTACATTGAAGAAACTGGGTATAGATGATTTAGTGCATTTTGACTTCATGGACCCTCCTGCCCCTGAAACCTTAATGCGTGCTTTGGAAGTGTTGAATTACTTGGGTGCACTGGATGATGAAGGTAACTTAACAAAGCTGGGTGAAATTATGAGCGAGTTTCCGTTGGACCCTCAGATGTCAAAGATGCTTGTTGTTAGTCCCGAATTCAACTGTTCAAATGAGATTCTTTCAATTTCTGCCATGCTATCAG TACCCAATTGCTTTATCCGGCCTAGGGAGGCAGCAAAAGCTGCGGATGAAGCGAAGGCTAGGTTTGCACACATTGATGGAGATCATCTCACGCTCTTGAATGTATACCACGCCTACAAGCAAAACA ATGAGGATGCTTCTTGGTGCTACGACAACTTCATTAATAACAGGGCACTCAAATCAGCTGATAATGTTCGACAACAGCTTGTTCGTATCATGGCTCGGTTTAACTTGAAGTTATGCAGCACAGACTTCAATAGTCGCGACTACTACATCAACATAAGAAAGTCAATGCTAGCAGGATATTTCATGCAGGTGGCTCATCTTGAGCGGACAGGACACTACTTGACAGTGAAAGACAACCAG GTGGTAAACTTGCATCCATCAAATTGCCTGGATCACAAGCCCGAGTGGGTTATCTATAATGAATACGCCTTATAA
- the LOC123886246 gene encoding uncharacterized protein LOC123886246, whose product MGGHQGDPWQRHHGKPYRQPPRREFRNHPANEDLTPLNASKVYVLNEILATGLASLPPRRTSNIPMGLDDNAWCAYHRCRGHSTEKCFRLRDLIEELIKSGHLRKFIDDAAQGRVVVPKVPRQEPRDPPGPNREPPKGRISVNTIAGGFSGGGESSSARKRYVRRAISEIYLVSQPQPLDVPDLAFTAKDGMEVAPHDDDPLVIQVQILNCDVKRVLIDSGSSADIMYWEAFKAMQLAEEQLQPYSGTLVGFSGEQVDVMGYASLLTTFGEGSNAKTIKVRYLVVKTPFTSYNIIIGRPAFNTLGAAMSTLYLAIKYPLENGEVGTVRGDQILAKKCYESSLKIRHRTSSASGKFERKQAAIPGGINIIESADMDPREEFQDRRVSPIEDLEQVQIGNDPHQTTSLGTALPSEERRRIIKILKDNADLFAWKPSDMPGIDEGKVEDVTGARTKVS is encoded by the exons ATGGGAGGCCACCAAGGAGACCCATGGCAGAGGCATCATGGGAAGCCCTACCGCCAACCGCCCAGAAGAGAATTCAGGAATCATCCCGCCAATGAAGACCTCACGCCATTAAACGCCTCAAAAGTTTACGTCTTAAACGAAATTCTGGCCACTGGTTTGGCCAGCCTCCCCCCAAGGAGAACCAGTAACATTCCCATGGGGCTGGACGATAACGCCTGGTGCGCATATCACAGGTGTAGAGGTCACTCCACAGAAAAATGCTTCCGCTTAAGAGATTTAATCGAAGAACTGATAAAAAGCGGACACCTTCGCAAATTCATTGACGACGCCGCCCAAGGGCGGGTTGTCGTGCCAAAAGTCCCCCGACAGGAGCCACGAGACCCTCCTGGGCCAAATAGAGAGCCTCCCAAGGGGAGAATCTCCGTGAATACAATAGCAGGAGGATTCTCAGGCGGGGGCgaatcaagctcagcaaggaaaaggTATGTACGCCGAGCCATCTCGGAAATATACCTCGTAAGTCAACCCCAGCCATTAGACGTACCAGATTTGGCGTTCACTGCAAAGGATGGTATGGAGGTAGCACCTCATGACGATGATCCATTagtgatacaagtccaaattttgaactgtgaCGTAAAAAGGGTATTGATAGACTCAGGGAGTTCAGCGGAcattatgtactgggaagctttcaaggccatgcaattgGCAGAAGAGCAACTGCAGCCATACTCCGGAACCCTGGTTGGGTTCTCTGGCGAACAAGTGGATGTAATGGGCTATGCCTCTCTTCTTACCACGTTTGGAGAAGGCAGCAACGCCAAAACTATCAAGGTGCGATACCTGgtagttaaaactccttttacctcctataatattattataggaaggCCCGCCTTTAACACAttaggggcggccatgtccactctatacctagcaataaaataccccctTGAGAATGGGGAAGTAGGAACAGTAAGGGGCGATCAGATTCTCGCCAAGAAATGCTACGAATCCAGCTTAAAGATACGACACCGAACTTCCAGCGCAAGCGGAAAATTCGAAAGAAAACAGGCCGCAATTCCAGGCGGCATAAACATCATAGAGAGCGCAGATATGGATCCGAGGGAGGAATTTCAGGATCGAAGGGTAAGTCCTATAGAAGACTTGGAGCAGGTTCAAATTGGCAATGACCCACACCAGACAACCAGCTTGGGAACAGCATTGCCCAGCGAAGAGAGGagacgaatcatcaaaatcttgaaggataacGCTGATCTATTCGCATGGAAGCCTTCGGATATGCCAGGGATAGacgaaggg aaagtCGAAGATGTCACAGGTGCAAGGACAAAAGTTTCCTAG
- the LOC123886245 gene encoding uncharacterized protein LOC123886245, whose product MGGHQGDPWQRHHGKPYRQPPRREFRNHPANEDLTPLNASKVYVLNEILATGLASLPPRRTSNIPMGLDDNAWCAYHRCRGHSTEKCFRLRDLIEELIKSGHLRKFIDDAAQGRVVVPKVPRQEPRDPPGPNREPPKGRISVNTIAGGFSGGGESSSARKRYVRRAISEIYLVSQPQPLDVPDLAFTAKDGMEVAPHDDDPLVIQVQILNCDVKRVLIDSGSSADIMYWEAFKAMQLAEEQLQPYSGTLVGFSGEQVDVMGYASLLTTFGEGSNAKTIKVRYLVVKTPFTSYNIIIGRPAFNTLGAAMSTLYLAIKYPLENGGVGTVRGDQILAKKCYESSLKIRHRTSSASGKFERKQAAIPGGINIIESADMDPREEFQDRRVSPIEDLEQVQIGNDPHQTTSLGTALPSEERRRIIKILKDNADLFAWKPSDMPGIDEGKVEDVTGARTKVS is encoded by the exons ATGGGAGGCCACCAAGGAGACCCATGGCAGAGGCATCATGGGAAGCCCTACCGCCAACCGCCCAGAAGAGAATTCAGGAATCATCCCGCCAATGAAGACCTCACGCCATTAAACGCCTCAAAAGTTTACGTCTTAAACGAAATTCTGGCCACTGGTTTGGCCAGCCTCCCCCCAAGGAGAACCAGTAACATTCCCATGGGGCTGGACGATAACGCCTGGTGCGCATATCACAGGTGTAGAGGTCACTCCACAGAAAAATGCTTCCGCTTAAGAGATTTAATCGAAGAACTGATAAAAAGCGGACACCTTCGCAAATTCATTGACGACGCCGCCCAAGGGCGGGTTGTCGTGCCAAAAGTCCCCCGACAGGAGCCACGAGACCCTCCTGGGCCAAATAGAGAGCCTCCCAAGGGGAGAATCTCCGTGAATACAATAGCAGGAGGATTCTCAGGCGGGGGCgaatcaagctcagcaaggaaaaggTATGTACGCCGAGCCATCTCGGAAATATACCTCGTAAGTCAACCCCAGCCATTAGACGTACCAGATTTGGCGTTCACTGCAAAGGATGGTATGGAGGTAGCACCTCATGACGATGATCCATTagtgatacaagtccaaattttgaactgtgaCGTAAAAAGGGTATTGATAGACTCAGGGAGTTCAGCGGAcattatgtactgggaagctttcaaggccatgcaattgGCAGAAGAGCAACTGCAGCCATACTCCGGAACCCTGGTTGGGTTCTCTGGCGAACAGGTGGATGTAATGGGCTATGCCTCTCTTCTTACCACGTTTGGAGAAGGCAGCAACGCCAAAACTATCAAGGTGCGATACCTGgtagttaaaactccttttacctcctataatattattataggaaggCCCGCCTTTAACACAttaggggcggccatgtccactctatacctagcaataaaataccccctTGAGAATGGGGGAGTAGGAACAGTAAGGGGCGATCAGATTCTCGCCAAGAAATGCTACGAATCCAGCTTAAAGATACGACACCGAACTTCCAGCGCAAGCGGAAAATTCGAAAGAAAACAGGCCGCAATTCCAGGCGGCATAAACATCATAGAGAGCGCAGATATGGATCCGAGGGAGGAATTTCAGGATCGAAGGGTAAGTCCTATAGAAGACTTGGAGCAGGTTCAAATTGGCAATGACCCACACCAGACAACCAGCTTGGGAACAGCATTGCCCAGCGAAGAGAGGagacgaatcatcaaaatcttgaaggataacGCTGATCTATTCGCATGGAAGCCTTCGGATATGCCAGGGATAGacgaaggg aaagtCGAAGATGTCACAGGTGCAAGGACAAAAGTTTCCTAG